Below is a genomic region from Streptomyces roseoviridis.
GCGGTACGTGTACGCCTCGACGAGCATGGGTCCCTCGCCGCGGCGGGCGCGCTCCAGGGCCGCCTTCGTCACGGCGAGGCAGGCGAGGACGTCGTTGCCGTCGACGCGGACGCCGGGGAAGCCGAAGCCGTCGGCCCGCCGGTGGATCGGGACGCGGGTCTGCCGCTCGGTGGGCTCGGAGATGGCCCACTGGTTGTTCTGGCAGAAGAACACGACGGGGGCGTCGTAGACGGCGGCGAAGTTGAACGCCTCGCTGACGTCGCCCTGGCTGGTGGCGCCGTCGCCGAAGTACGCGATCACGGCGGTCTCGGCGCCGTCCTTGGCGACGCCCATGGCGTAGCCGGTGGCGTGCAGGGTCTGGGAGCCGATGACCAGGGTGTAGAGGTGGAAGCCGTGGTCGGTGGGGTCCCAGCCGCCGTTGTTGACGCCGCGGAACATGGCGAGCAGGTTCAGCGGATCGACGTCCCGGCACAGGGCGACGGCGTGGTCGCGGTAGCTGGGGAAGACGTGGTCGGCGGGGCGCAGGGCGCGGGCGGAGCCGACCTGGGCGGCCTCCTGGCCGAGCAGGGACGGCCACAGGCCGAGCTCTCCCTGGCGCTGGAGGGTGACGCCCTCCCCGTCGACCCGGCGGGCGAGGACCATGTCGCGGTAGAGGCCGCGCAGTTCCTCGTGGCTGAGGTCGATGTCGTAGTCGGGGTGCCGGACGCGCCGGCCGTCGGGGGTGAGCAGCTG
It encodes:
- the pdhA gene encoding pyruvate dehydrogenase (acetyl-transferring) E1 component subunit alpha is translated as MSTDAVQLLTPDGRRVRHPDYDIDLSHEELRGLYRDMVLARRVDGEGVTLQRQGELGLWPSLLGQEAAQVGSARALRPADHVFPSYRDHAVALCRDVDPLNLLAMFRGVNNGGWDPTDHGFHLYTLVIGSQTLHATGYAMGVAKDGAETAVIAYFGDGATSQGDVSEAFNFAAVYDAPVVFFCQNNQWAISEPTERQTRVPIHRRADGFGFPGVRVDGNDVLACLAVTKAALERARRGEGPMLVEAYTYRMGAHTTSDDPTKYRDSAEVEEWAGRDPIARLKAHLLDLGAADPSYFDAVDQEAGELAQHLRARVRSMPAPDAEAIFRHVYADPHALVDEEREAFRRYEANFAVTGGN